In Nicotiana tabacum cultivar K326 chromosome 19, ASM71507v2, whole genome shotgun sequence, one DNA window encodes the following:
- the LOC107822559 gene encoding transcription factor GAMYB-like, producing MNITIETNDMMTSKVDVDSPDEATVGGNAGGSEPLKKGPWTSAEDAILMDYVMKHGEGNWNAVQKQSGLARCGKSCRLRWANHLRPDLKKGAFTPEEERRIVELHAKMGNKWARMAAELPGRTDNEIKNYWNTRIKRHQRAGLPVYPPDICFLASQNKQNEELGAFSSADAQNPNVSGTNTFDIPAVEFKNLELNRLLYPPPLVEIPSNSLLDITVSSFLAQGHSPPYGSTSFLSTMHPSKRIRGSESIFFGSNGGSLLGQPLGFSSYNNHNVTYDDHESFSCTVIPGSQAPLNGNSSSSEELPSLQNQTANWGPPSSPLPSLESIDTLIQSPAAGHSESGSDLSPRNSGLLDAMLYGSQTMKASTDNSHQEKSSFGDAVDNSYADLISPLSHFTASVFSEYAPIDGSSLHEFPSLATMPGCKVKQENVATSSGQACGRDSCAWDAMSAV from the exons ATGAACATCACTATTGAAACCAATGACATGATGACATCCAAAGTAGATGTGGATTCGCCCGACGAAGCTACTGTTGGAGGAAATGCAGGTGGAAGTGAACCACTTAAAAAAGGTCCCTGGACATCCGCAGAAGATGCAATTTTAATGGATTACGTCATGAAACATGGCGAGGGGAATTGGAATGCTGTCCAGAAGCAATCAGGACTTGCTCGTTGTGGTAAAAGTTGTCGTCTGCGGTGGGCAAATCACCTGAGACCAGATTTAAAGAAAGGTGCATTTACTCCAGAGGAAGAGCGGAGGATAGTTGAGCTGCATGCTAAGATGGGAAACAAATGGGCACGAATGGCTGCTGAG TTGCCTGGCCGCACAGATAATGAGATAAAGAACTACTGGAACACAAGGATAAAGCGACATCAGCGTGCTGGCTTGCCAGTTTACCCTCCAGATATTTGTTTCCTAGCAAGTCAGAACAAACAAAATGAGGAGTTGGGTGCATTCTCCTCTGCAGATGCACAAAATCCTAATGTCTCGGGAACTAACACTTTTGATATTCCTGCTGTAGAGTTCAAAAATTTGGAACTCAATCGGCTGTTATATCCACCACCACTCGTTGAAATTCCTTCTAATAGCTTGCTCGATATTACTGTAAGTAGCTTTCTCGCCCAGGGTCATAGTCCTCCCTATGGTAGTACGTCTTTCCTTTCGACAATGCATCCGTCAAAGCGTATACGAGGATCAGAATCCATATTCTTCGGTTCAAATGGTGGTTCTTTGCTTGGTCAGCCCTTGGGGTTTTCCTCATATAATAATCATAATGTAACATATGATGATCACGAATCATTCTCGTGTACTGTAATTCCGGGCAGCCAAGCCCCTTTAAATGGCAATTCCTCTTCTTCGGAAGAGCTCCCTTCACTCCAAAATCAGACGGCGAATTGGGGCCCACCATCTTCCCCtcttccttcactagagtccatTGATACTCTAATTCAGTCCCCTGCAGCTGGACACAGTGAATCGGGTAGTGATCTGTCGCCTAGGAACAGTGGTTTACTGGATGCTATGCTTTACGGATCACAAACTATGAAAGCTTCAACCGATAACTCACACCAAGAGAAGTCGTCGTTTGGTGATGCAGTCGATAATTCTTATGCCGATCTAATCTCtcctttgagtcatttcactgcATCAGTATTTAGTGAATATGCCCCTATCGACGGAAGCTCATTACATGAGTTCCCGTCATTAGCCACAATGCCAG GATGCAAGGTTAAGCAAGAGAACGTTGCCACATCATCAGGGCAAGCTTGTGGACGCGATTCTTGTGCATGGGATGCCATGTCCGCTGTGTAG